A genomic stretch from Zeimonas sediminis includes:
- a CDS encoding alkaline phosphatase family protein, translated as MKPCLVILAVGLSPALVGEHTPNLKRLAARGGQRPLDTVVPAVTCTVQSTLVTGLMPSGHGAVANGWYFRDLSEIWLWRQSNRLVAGEKVWEAGKRRDPSFTCAKMFWWYNMYSSADWSATPRPMYPADGRKIPDHYAQPYELHDELDAKLGQFPLFKFWGPMTDISSTAWIADATLHVMQTRSPTLTLTYLPHLDYNLQRLGPDLAHPRVQADLRELDAECGKLIDFADATGRDVIVVSEYGITPVSDAIHINRALREAGLIRVRPEEFGREILDPGASVAFALADHQIAHVYVNDPSRIDEVRAIVERLDGVEAVLDEAGKRAAGLDHERSGELVAISRADRWFSYYYWLDDRLAPDFARTVDIHRKPGYDPVELFVDPELRFPMVATAWRLAKRKLGMRALMDVISLKDVGLVKGSHGRITDDPAHGPVVISSRGELLPAGNVAATDFKRLVLEHVFG; from the coding sequence ATGAAACCGTGCCTGGTCATTCTCGCCGTCGGCCTGTCGCCGGCCCTGGTCGGCGAGCACACTCCGAACCTCAAGCGCCTGGCCGCACGCGGCGGACAGCGGCCGCTGGACACGGTGGTGCCCGCGGTCACGTGCACCGTGCAGTCGACGCTGGTCACCGGGCTGATGCCCTCGGGCCATGGAGCGGTGGCGAACGGCTGGTATTTCCGCGACCTCAGCGAGATCTGGCTGTGGCGGCAGTCGAACCGGCTGGTCGCCGGCGAGAAGGTCTGGGAGGCGGGCAAGCGGCGCGACCCGTCCTTCACCTGCGCGAAGATGTTCTGGTGGTACAACATGTACTCCAGCGCCGACTGGAGCGCGACGCCGCGGCCGATGTACCCGGCCGACGGCCGCAAGATCCCGGATCACTACGCGCAACCCTACGAACTGCACGACGAGCTCGACGCGAAGCTCGGCCAGTTCCCGCTGTTCAAGTTCTGGGGGCCGATGACCGACATCTCGTCGACCGCCTGGATCGCCGACGCGACGCTGCACGTGATGCAGACGCGCAGCCCGACGCTGACGCTCACCTACCTGCCGCACCTCGACTACAACCTGCAGCGCCTCGGGCCGGACCTCGCCCATCCGCGCGTGCAGGCCGACCTGCGCGAACTCGATGCGGAGTGCGGCAAGCTGATCGACTTCGCGGACGCCACCGGCCGCGACGTGATCGTGGTGTCGGAATACGGCATCACGCCGGTGTCCGACGCGATCCACATCAACCGGGCGCTGCGCGAGGCGGGCCTGATCCGGGTGCGCCCCGAGGAGTTCGGCCGCGAGATCCTCGATCCGGGCGCCAGCGTTGCCTTCGCGCTGGCCGATCACCAGATCGCGCACGTCTACGTGAACGACCCTTCGCGGATCGACGAGGTGCGCGCGATCGTCGAGCGCCTCGACGGCGTCGAGGCGGTCCTCGACGAGGCCGGCAAGCGCGCCGCCGGGCTCGACCACGAGCGCTCGGGAGAGCTGGTCGCGATCTCGCGGGCGGACCGCTGGTTCAGCTACTACTACTGGCTCGACGACCGGCTGGCGCCCGACTTCGCGCGCACCGTGGACATCCACCGCAAGCCCGGCTACGACCCGGTCGAGCTGTTCGTCGATCCGGAACTGCGCTTTCCGATGGTCGCCACCGCCTGGCGGCTCGCCAAGCGCAAGCTCGGCATGCGCGCGCTGATGGACGTGATTTCGCTGAAGGACGTCGGGCTGGTCAAGGGCTCGCACGGCCGCATCACCGACGATCCGGCGCACGGGCCCGTCGTGATCAGCTCGCGGGGCGAGCTGCTGCCTGCCGGCAACGTGGCGGCCACCGACTTCAAGCGGCTGGTGCTCGAGCACGTGTTCGGCTGA
- a CDS encoding 4Fe-4S dicluster domain-containing protein gives MSVCPCDVFDIAPISPEDRAALSLRGRLKAWAHGGRQARVARPDACQACGLCVKACPEGAISLQRAD, from the coding sequence GTGAGCGTGTGTCCCTGCGACGTCTTCGACATCGCCCCGATCTCGCCCGAGGACCGGGCGGCGCTATCGCTGAGGGGGCGCCTGAAGGCCTGGGCTCACGGCGGCAGGCAGGCCCGGGTGGCCAGGCCCGACGCCTGCCAGGCCTGCGGCTTGTGCGTGAAGGCCTGCCCCGAGGGGGCGATCTCGCTTCAGCGCGCGGACTGA
- a CDS encoding DMT family transporter, translating into MSIVSSDPFRPAAADGELELLRASRLGIGLMVGAMACFVFNDALVKYASQTMPAAQLIFVRGLMAVAWILLVARASGASIRIGDLGRGRVALRSTLDALATFAYLLSLFRMPIGNAIAINMASPLFITLLAIVLLRERVGLGQWLAIAAGFAGVLLLVRPATDGFNEFALLCLLGALLHALRDLVTRGIPQSVASITVTLSTATAVTLLAGGATAVQGWEPFGLFEFGLLAGASVFLAGGYYLMIRSTRTGNLSAVAPFRYSALLIALALGWIVWNEAPDPVGWTGIAVLLLAGVYLLRRPAAIPARPRLGGTA; encoded by the coding sequence ATGTCCATCGTTTCCAGCGACCCCTTCCGCCCCGCGGCTGCCGACGGCGAGCTCGAACTGTTGCGCGCCAGCCGGCTGGGCATCGGCCTGATGGTCGGCGCGATGGCCTGTTTCGTGTTCAACGACGCTCTGGTGAAGTACGCGAGCCAGACGATGCCGGCCGCGCAGCTGATCTTCGTGCGCGGCCTGATGGCGGTCGCCTGGATCCTGCTGGTGGCGAGGGCAAGCGGCGCCTCGATACGCATCGGCGACCTCGGACGCGGACGGGTGGCGCTGCGCTCCACGCTGGACGCGCTGGCCACCTTCGCCTACCTGCTGTCGCTGTTCCGGATGCCGATCGGCAACGCGATCGCGATCAACATGGCCTCGCCGCTGTTCATCACGCTGCTGGCCATCGTCCTGCTGCGGGAGCGGGTGGGGCTCGGCCAGTGGCTGGCGATCGCGGCGGGGTTCGCCGGCGTGCTGCTGCTGGTCAGGCCGGCGACCGACGGGTTCAACGAGTTCGCGCTGCTTTGCCTGCTCGGGGCCCTGCTGCACGCGCTGCGCGATCTGGTCACGCGCGGCATTCCGCAGTCGGTCGCGTCGATCACGGTCACGCTCTCGACCGCGACCGCGGTGACCCTGCTGGCCGGCGGCGCGACAGCGGTGCAGGGTTGGGAGCCCTTCGGTCTGTTCGAGTTCGGCTTGCTGGCGGGCGCCTCGGTGTTCCTCGCCGGCGGCTACTACCTGATGATCCGCAGCACGCGAACCGGAAACCTGTCCGCGGTCGCTCCGTTCCGCTACAGTGCGCTGCTGATCGCCCTGGCGCTCGGCTGGATCGTCTGGAACGAGGCGCCCGATCCGGTCGGCTGGACGGGGATCGCCGTCCTGCTGCTGGCCGGCGTTTACCTGCTGCGCCGCCCGGCGGCAATCCCCGCGAGGCCGCGCCTGGGCGGCACCGCCTGA
- a CDS encoding efflux RND transporter periplasmic adaptor subunit yields the protein MAAASFGPVKPRPDTMPKRLAPSLPVLRATLLLAAILSLFGAPSLHAADASAPAPSLKVSEFSAAGIETVALRPAEGAWLAHLPARVTIPNAQLRLVAAPVSGLVTAVLVGVGDPVEVGQHLAILMSAEVIGLQRDLAQASAERERAARALARDEALLAEGLIPASRAESSRAADRQAAAQLAERRDLLRLAGAKPGAGGEIVLKSPIDGVLLSQDVRAGERVEPATALFRIGRLAPLALEIDLPVRFAGMLAPGQAVRIPATGAQGKVVAIGHSVGAGQTIVVRGLLESRLDGLDPGQQVEAEVAIAVPQAGRPLWRVPASAVTRPGRADSAPIVFVRRGDAYVTVPIEPISESGGDFVVRGELAEGEPVVARGASQLKAALGASRAE from the coding sequence ATGGCCGCCGCAAGCTTCGGTCCGGTCAAGCCACGCCCCGACACGATGCCCAAACGCCTTGCCCCCTCCCTCCCCGTGCTGCGCGCGACCCTGCTGCTCGCGGCGATTCTTTCGCTGTTCGGCGCGCCGTCGCTGCATGCCGCCGACGCCTCGGCGCCCGCTCCTTCCCTGAAGGTCTCGGAATTCTCCGCGGCCGGCATCGAGACGGTCGCCCTGCGCCCGGCCGAGGGCGCCTGGCTGGCCCATCTGCCCGCTCGCGTGACGATCCCGAATGCCCAGCTGCGCCTGGTGGCCGCCCCGGTCAGCGGCCTGGTCACCGCCGTTCTCGTCGGCGTCGGAGACCCGGTCGAGGTCGGCCAACACCTCGCGATCCTGATGAGCGCCGAGGTGATCGGCCTGCAGCGCGATCTCGCCCAGGCAAGCGCGGAGCGGGAGCGGGCGGCACGGGCCCTGGCGCGCGACGAAGCCCTGCTTGCCGAGGGGCTGATCCCGGCGTCCCGCGCGGAATCGAGCCGCGCGGCCGACCGGCAGGCGGCGGCGCAGCTGGCGGAGCGGCGCGACCTGCTCAGGTTGGCCGGGGCGAAGCCCGGAGCCGGCGGCGAGATCGTGCTGAAGTCGCCGATCGACGGCGTGCTGCTGTCCCAGGACGTGCGCGCAGGCGAGCGCGTCGAGCCGGCGACCGCGCTCTTCCGCATCGGCCGGCTCGCGCCGCTGGCGCTCGAGATCGACCTCCCGGTGCGCTTCGCCGGCATGCTCGCGCCCGGCCAGGCGGTCCGGATTCCCGCGACCGGCGCGCAAGGCAAGGTGGTCGCGATCGGACACTCGGTGGGCGCGGGCCAGACGATCGTCGTGCGCGGGCTGCTGGAATCGCGGCTCGATGGGCTGGACCCCGGCCAGCAGGTCGAGGCCGAGGTCGCGATCGCAGTGCCGCAGGCCGGTCGGCCCCTGTGGCGCGTTCCCGCCTCCGCCGTGACGAGGCCCGGCCGGGCCGATTCGGCGCCGATCGTCTTCGTCCGGCGCGGCGACGCGTACGTGACGGTGCCGATCGAACCGATCTCCGAGTCCGGCGGCGACTTCGTCGTGAGGGGCGAGCTGGCCGAGGGCGAGCCGGTCGTCGCGCGGGGGGCGAGCCAGCTCAAGGCCGCGCTCGGCGCAAGCCGGGCCGAGTGA
- a CDS encoding efflux RND transporter permease subunit — translation MLSRIVEFALTQRLLMLVLTALLVGAGIVAMRSLPIDAFPDVSTTQVKIIVKAPGMTPEEVESRITVPIEQEMLGIPSQRLLRAVSKYGITDITIDFDDGTDIYWARQQVAERFASAMDLLPAQASGGLAPITTPLGEMYMFTIEGPLSLEEKRTLLERVIRPQLRTIAGVADVNILGGHSRAYEIVPNPQLLAARGIGLDQLREAVERNNRNDGAGRLADGEEALIVRAEGAVRNVEDLAAIVVEQRNGAPVRVGDVAEVRIGSLTRNGAVSRDGRGEAVQGLVLGLRGANAQAVIEGVKARLAAIAPGLPAGVTIETFYDRSSLVERAVGTVSRSLLEAIVLVMALLLAFLGNLRAALVVALTLPLAALGTFVLMRYTGLSANLMSLGGLAIAIGLLVDASVVVVENVETRLSEGGATAPTSKLHLVYRAVREVAVPVTSGVCIIVIVFVPLLTLQGLEGKLFIPVALSIVYALSVSLLLALTVIPVLASLLLRQGAAHEPWLVRKLDAAYRPALGWAMAHGRSVVLAAFALLLLAGGAYAMVGKSFMPTMDEGDIIMQLEKLPSISLEQTLDVDTRIQRAILERVPEVRSIVARSGSDELGLDPMGLNQTDTFLVLAPIETWRRPDKGWLADQLRAVAADFPGVEATFTQPIEMRVSEMLTGVRGDVAIKVFGNDLARLGELASRIERLLAGIEGAEDVFTAKNEGMQYLQVVIDRLAAGRLGLSVDEIQASLRSVIEGQVAGSVVESGRRVPILIRADEDFRASLARFSDLRLPIPGAGAVPLSAVAHLERVDGPVKIDRENGARYVTIQANVRGRDLVGFVEQAQARVASEIALPAGYGLEWSGQFENQQRAAARLAIVVPIALLLIFLLLFSTFGSVRQAVLVLANVPFALVGGVFGLLLAGEYLSVPASVGFIALLGIAVLNGVVLVTYFNQLLDKGMTITEAVVEGARRRLRPVMMTASIAAFGLVPLLFASGPGSEIQRPLAVVVIGGLVSSTLLTLLLLPILFRRFGLDRRPAATEGARA, via the coding sequence ATGCTGTCCAGAATCGTCGAGTTCGCGCTCACCCAACGCCTGCTGATGCTGGTGCTGACCGCCCTGCTGGTGGGAGCCGGCATCGTTGCGATGCGCTCGCTGCCGATCGATGCCTTCCCCGACGTGTCGACCACGCAGGTCAAGATCATCGTGAAGGCGCCCGGGATGACGCCCGAGGAAGTCGAGAGCCGGATCACGGTGCCGATCGAGCAGGAGATGCTCGGCATCCCTTCGCAGCGCCTGCTGCGGGCGGTCTCCAAGTACGGGATCACCGACATCACGATCGACTTCGACGACGGCACCGACATCTACTGGGCCCGCCAGCAGGTCGCCGAGCGATTCGCCAGCGCGATGGACCTGTTGCCCGCGCAGGCGAGCGGCGGGCTGGCGCCGATCACCACGCCGCTGGGCGAGATGTACATGTTCACGATCGAGGGACCGCTGTCGCTCGAGGAAAAGCGCACCTTGCTCGAACGGGTGATCCGCCCGCAGCTGCGAACGATCGCCGGCGTGGCGGACGTCAACATCCTGGGCGGCCACTCGCGGGCCTACGAGATCGTTCCGAACCCGCAGCTGCTCGCCGCGCGCGGCATCGGCCTCGATCAGCTGCGCGAAGCGGTCGAGCGCAACAACCGCAACGACGGCGCCGGCCGGCTCGCCGACGGCGAGGAAGCGCTGATCGTGCGGGCAGAGGGCGCGGTTCGCAACGTGGAAGACCTTGCGGCGATCGTCGTCGAACAGCGCAACGGCGCGCCGGTGCGTGTCGGCGACGTCGCCGAGGTGCGCATCGGCAGCCTTACGCGCAACGGCGCGGTCAGCCGAGACGGCCGCGGCGAGGCGGTCCAGGGGCTGGTGCTCGGGCTTCGGGGCGCCAACGCCCAGGCGGTGATCGAAGGCGTGAAGGCACGCCTGGCGGCGATCGCACCCGGCCTGCCCGCCGGGGTCACGATCGAGACCTTCTACGACCGCTCGTCGCTGGTGGAGCGGGCGGTCGGCACCGTGTCGCGGTCGCTGCTCGAAGCGATCGTGCTGGTGATGGCGCTGCTGCTGGCCTTCCTGGGCAACCTGCGGGCGGCGCTCGTCGTCGCGCTGACCCTGCCGCTCGCGGCGCTCGGCACGTTCGTGCTGATGCGCTACACCGGGCTGTCGGCGAACCTGATGAGCCTGGGCGGCCTCGCGATCGCGATCGGCCTGCTCGTCGACGCCTCGGTCGTGGTGGTGGAGAACGTGGAGACCCGGCTGTCCGAGGGCGGCGCGACCGCCCCGACGTCGAAGCTTCACCTGGTCTACCGTGCCGTTCGCGAGGTGGCCGTGCCGGTCACCTCCGGCGTGTGCATCATCGTGATCGTCTTCGTGCCGCTGCTGACCCTGCAGGGCCTCGAGGGCAAGCTCTTCATCCCGGTGGCGCTGTCGATCGTCTACGCGCTGTCGGTGTCGCTGCTGCTCGCGCTGACCGTGATACCGGTGCTCGCCTCGCTGCTGCTGCGACAGGGCGCCGCGCACGAGCCGTGGCTGGTGCGCAAGCTCGACGCAGCCTACCGCCCTGCCCTCGGCTGGGCGATGGCGCACGGCCGCAGCGTCGTGCTCGCCGCGTTCGCGCTCCTGCTCCTGGCGGGCGGCGCCTACGCCATGGTCGGCAAGAGCTTCATGCCGACGATGGACGAGGGCGACATCATCATGCAGCTGGAGAAGCTGCCCTCGATCAGCCTGGAGCAGACGCTCGACGTGGACACGCGGATCCAGCGCGCGATCCTGGAGCGCGTGCCGGAGGTTAGGAGCATCGTCGCTCGCTCGGGCTCCGACGAGCTGGGCCTGGACCCGATGGGGCTGAACCAGACCGACACTTTCCTGGTGCTGGCGCCCATCGAGACCTGGCGTCGCCCGGACAAGGGCTGGCTCGCCGACCAGTTGCGCGCGGTGGCGGCCGACTTCCCCGGCGTCGAGGCGACGTTCACCCAGCCGATCGAGATGCGGGTGTCGGAGATGCTCACCGGCGTCCGCGGCGACGTCGCGATCAAGGTCTTCGGCAACGACCTGGCCAGGCTGGGAGAGCTCGCGAGCCGGATCGAGCGGCTGCTCGCCGGGATCGAGGGCGCCGAGGACGTGTTCACTGCCAAGAACGAGGGCATGCAGTACCTGCAGGTCGTCATCGACAGGCTCGCGGCCGGCAGGCTCGGCCTGTCGGTCGACGAGATCCAGGCCTCGCTGCGCTCGGTGATCGAGGGACAGGTGGCCGGCTCGGTGGTGGAGTCCGGCCGTCGGGTGCCGATCCTGATACGCGCCGACGAGGATTTTCGCGCCAGCCTCGCGCGCTTCTCCGACCTGCGGCTACCGATCCCCGGCGCGGGCGCGGTCCCGCTGTCGGCAGTGGCGCACCTCGAGCGGGTCGACGGCCCGGTGAAGATCGACCGGGAGAACGGCGCGCGCTACGTCACGATCCAGGCGAACGTGCGCGGTCGCGACCTCGTCGGCTTCGTCGAGCAGGCGCAGGCCCGGGTGGCGTCGGAGATCGCCCTTCCCGCGGGCTACGGGCTGGAGTGGAGCGGCCAGTTCGAGAACCAGCAGCGCGCCGCGGCCAGGCTGGCGATCGTGGTGCCGATCGCCCTGCTGCTGATCTTCCTGCTGCTCTTCTCGACGTTCGGCTCGGTGCGACAGGCTGTGCTGGTCCTGGCGAACGTGCCCTTCGCGCTGGTCGGGGGAGTCTTCGGCCTGCTGCTGGCGGGCGAGTACCTGTCGGTGCCGGCCTCGGTCGGCTTCATCGCGCTGCTCGGCATCGCGGTGCTGAACGGCGTGGTTCTGGTCACCTACTTCAACCAGTTGCTCGACAAGGGCATGACGATCACGGAGGCGGTCGTGGAAGGGGCCAGGCGGCGGCTGAGACCGGTCATGATGACCGCCTCGATCGCGGCTTTCGGCCTGGTTCCGCTGTTGTTCGCCAGCGGTCCGGGCTCCGAGATCCAGCGCCCGCTGGCCGTCGTCGTGATCGGCGGCCTGGTCAGCTCGACCCTGCTCACGCTTCTGCTGCTGCCTATCCTGTTTCGCCGCTTCGGCCTGGACCGCCGCCCGGCAGCGACCGAAGGAGCCCGAGCATGA
- a CDS encoding DUF3240 family protein produces the protein MTPTRPDTMLTLVAPAALEEALVDLLLGMPELAGGFTSVPADGHGVRVPLVGADENVRGRGRRIRIEIALSAVARDTLLEAIRQAMPGAPVHYWSVPLLDSGSLQ, from the coding sequence ATGACACCCACTCGTCCCGACACGATGCTCACGCTGGTGGCGCCGGCAGCGCTGGAGGAAGCCCTGGTCGACCTGCTCCTGGGCATGCCCGAGCTGGCGGGCGGTTTCACCAGCGTGCCTGCCGACGGCCATGGCGTGCGCGTCCCCCTGGTGGGCGCCGACGAGAACGTGCGAGGCCGAGGGAGACGGATCCGGATCGAGATCGCGCTCTCCGCCGTCGCCCGCGACACGCTGCTCGAGGCGATCCGGCAGGCGATGCCCGGCGCGCCGGTGCACTACTGGTCGGTGCCCCTTCTCGACTCCGGGAGCCTGCAATGA
- a CDS encoding TolC family protein, with protein sequence MKLRRLVAALALLSPLLAQGADAPVYPAELPPAERVRQALTEAPDVRAAASLLDAGLATRRQLIAGPQEWSARVDHARRRASEGGETERTTDWELGLERPLRSRAKAGLDRQVGETVVTEAELALADARHELGRELLGLWYDWIRASAVAGLLREQAAIATREASVVERRVGLGDASALDLSRARASAGEAEAAARAAASRADGARIVLARRFPGLADLEAPRAPTPAELPADLERLGRLAVDEDHGLLLARAAAARGAAESRRVAAERRPDPTVGVRVARERSGADTVVGLYLSIPLAGESRRAAADASLATAAGLERRSEAVQRRLQAEVGALVRSIQASRERWLASEGVAEMQAGVAARLERAHALGEAGLGEVLLARRQASQAAVASLEARVDALERLARLLLDAHLIWDYD encoded by the coding sequence ATGAAGCTCCGACGTCTCGTCGCCGCGCTCGCGCTGCTCTCGCCCCTGCTCGCGCAAGGAGCCGACGCGCCGGTGTATCCGGCCGAGCTGCCCCCGGCCGAACGCGTTCGTCAGGCCCTGACCGAGGCGCCAGACGTGCGGGCGGCGGCTTCGCTGCTGGACGCGGGCCTGGCGACGCGCCGCCAGCTGATCGCCGGGCCGCAGGAATGGTCGGCGCGGGTCGACCATGCGAGGCGGCGCGCGTCCGAGGGCGGCGAGACCGAACGCACGACCGACTGGGAGCTGGGGCTCGAACGGCCGCTGCGGTCGCGAGCCAAGGCGGGGCTCGATCGGCAGGTGGGCGAGACCGTCGTCACGGAGGCGGAACTGGCGCTGGCCGACGCCCGCCACGAGCTGGGCCGGGAACTGCTGGGGCTGTGGTACGACTGGATCCGCGCGTCGGCGGTCGCAGGCCTGCTCCGGGAGCAGGCCGCGATCGCGACGCGAGAGGCCTCGGTCGTCGAGCGGCGCGTCGGACTGGGCGACGCCTCGGCCCTCGACCTGAGCCGGGCCCGTGCGTCGGCGGGCGAGGCCGAGGCGGCGGCACGCGCAGCCGCATCGCGAGCCGACGGTGCCCGCATCGTGCTGGCAAGACGCTTCCCCGGTCTGGCCGACCTCGAGGCTCCCCGGGCGCCGACGCCAGCCGAGCTGCCGGCCGATCTCGAGCGGCTCGGGCGGCTTGCGGTCGACGAGGACCATGGCCTGCTGCTGGCCCGCGCGGCCGCCGCGCGCGGCGCGGCCGAGAGCCGGCGCGTGGCGGCGGAGCGGCGCCCCGATCCGACCGTGGGCGTGCGTGTGGCCCGCGAGCGAAGCGGCGCCGACACCGTGGTCGGACTTTACCTGTCGATTCCGCTCGCCGGCGAGTCGCGCCGGGCCGCGGCCGATGCGAGCCTCGCGACCGCCGCCGGGCTGGAGCGCCGGAGCGAGGCCGTGCAGCGGCGTCTCCAGGCCGAGGTCGGCGCGCTGGTCCGCTCGATCCAGGCAAGCCGGGAACGGTGGCTCGCGAGCGAAGGGGTCGCCGAAATGCAGGCCGGCGTGGCGGCGCGGCTGGAGCGCGCGCACGCGCTCGGCGAGGCGGGTCTCGGCGAGGTGCTGCTCGCCCGGCGGCAGGCGAGCCAGGCGGCGGTCGCAAGCCTCGAGGCGAGGGTCGACGCGCTCGAGCGCCTCGCCCGCCTGCTGCTCGATGCCCACCTGATCTGGGACTACGACTGA
- a CDS encoding acetolactate synthase large subunit, whose translation MNGAESLVRTLLASQVEVCFTNPGTSEMHFVAALDTVPGMRCVLGLFEGVVTGAADGYARMADKPAATLLHLGPGLANGLANLHNARKARSPVVNIVGEHAIHHRGYETPLASDLEGFARPVSHWFRMSPDSRSVAGDAAEAVHQARTGAGKIATLALPADTAWNEADGPAAPLAPPPLGKADPAAIAQAVAAIRSGKRVTLMMSGRALREPCLGIAARIAAATGVRLLSQQSNARVERGRGRVVVPRVPYPVDQALAALADIDVLLLLGANPPASFFAYPGKPSMMTPAGCETIRVAGADDDLEHALRWLLDELGAGATAPLANDAICMTPAAAGRLTAEAVMQSVAAMLPEQAILCDESVSSGRALFRYTDGSAPHDYLQLTGGAIGEGLPMATGAAIACPDRKVISLEGDGSGMYTLQALWTQARERLDVVTVVLANRGYRILQGELKGVGVENPGERAKRMLAIEDPELDWVALARGMGVEAAAADTAEGFNDLLTAALKRRGPFLIEARLP comes from the coding sequence ATGAACGGCGCCGAATCGCTGGTCCGCACCCTGCTCGCCTCGCAGGTCGAGGTCTGCTTCACCAACCCCGGCACCTCGGAGATGCACTTCGTGGCCGCGCTCGACACGGTGCCCGGCATGCGCTGCGTGCTGGGCCTGTTCGAGGGCGTGGTCACCGGCGCCGCCGACGGCTATGCCCGGATGGCCGACAAGCCGGCGGCCACCTTGCTGCACCTCGGCCCGGGCCTGGCCAACGGCCTGGCCAACCTGCACAACGCCCGCAAGGCGCGCAGCCCGGTGGTCAACATCGTCGGCGAGCACGCGATCCATCATCGCGGCTACGAGACGCCGCTGGCCAGCGACCTGGAAGGCTTTGCCCGGCCCGTGTCGCACTGGTTCCGCATGTCCCCCGATTCGCGATCTGTGGCCGGCGACGCCGCCGAGGCGGTCCACCAGGCGCGCACCGGCGCCGGCAAGATCGCGACGCTGGCGCTGCCCGCCGACACAGCCTGGAACGAGGCCGACGGCCCGGCCGCCCCGCTGGCCCCCCCGCCGCTGGGCAAGGCCGATCCGGCCGCGATCGCCCAGGCGGTCGCCGCGATCCGTTCGGGCAAGCGGGTCACGCTGATGATGTCCGGCCGGGCGCTGCGCGAGCCCTGCCTCGGCATCGCCGCCCGGATCGCCGCCGCCACCGGCGTGCGCCTGCTGTCCCAGCAGTCGAACGCCCGGGTGGAGCGGGGGCGGGGCCGGGTCGTGGTGCCGCGCGTGCCCTATCCGGTGGACCAGGCGCTCGCCGCGCTGGCCGACATCGACGTGCTGCTGCTGCTCGGCGCCAATCCGCCGGCATCCTTCTTCGCCTACCCGGGCAAGCCGTCGATGATGACGCCGGCAGGCTGCGAGACGATCCGGGTGGCCGGCGCCGACGACGACCTCGAGCACGCGTTGCGCTGGCTGCTAGACGAGCTTGGCGCGGGCGCCACCGCGCCGCTCGCCAACGACGCGATCTGCATGACGCCGGCCGCCGCGGGCAGGCTCACCGCCGAGGCGGTCATGCAGTCGGTGGCCGCGATGCTGCCCGAGCAGGCCATCCTGTGCGACGAATCGGTGTCCTCGGGGCGCGCCCTGTTCCGCTACACCGACGGCTCGGCGCCGCACGACTACCTGCAGCTGACCGGCGGCGCGATCGGCGAGGGGCTTCCGATGGCCACCGGCGCCGCCATTGCCTGCCCCGATCGCAAGGTGATCAGCCTGGAAGGCGACGGCAGCGGCATGTACACGCTGCAGGCGCTCTGGACTCAGGCGCGCGAGCGGCTCGACGTGGTCACCGTCGTGCTGGCCAACCGCGGCTACCGGATCCTGCAAGGCGAGCTCAAGGGTGTCGGCGTCGAGAATCCCGGCGAGCGCGCCAAGCGGATGCTCGCGATCGAGGATCCCGAGCTCGACTGGGTGGCGCTGGCCAGGGGCATGGGCGTCGAGGCGGCAGCCGCGGACACGGCCGAAGGCTTCAACGATCTGCTCACGGCGGCGCTGAAACGCCGCGGCCCCTTCCTGATCGAAGCGCGGCTGCCCTGA